A segment of the Synechococcus sp. CBW1002 genome:
CAACAGCACTGGGCCCGCGAACGCAGCGCCCTGCTGGCCAGGATTGACAATCTCGAACAACGGCTGGAAGCCCTGCTGCGCAGCAGCTCCTGGGCCATCACCAAACCCTGGCGGGCCCTGGGTCGCTGCTTTGCACCGACTGCGGGGCGCCAGTCCTGATCGTTCCGCCGGCCTGCCGATGCCTGCCCCCCCTCCCCCCCTGGAACACCTCTGGGTGGACCTCACCCCGATGCTCCCCGGTGGCGCCAACGGTGGCGCCAAGCCGTTCATCCTCACCCTGCTGACCGAGCTGGCCCGTCAGCACCCCCAGGTGCGATTCGATTGCACCTGTCGGCCCGAGCTGCTGCCGGAACTGGCACTCGCATCGCCGCTGGAGCCGAATCTCCACGTCGGTCCGGTCATCCCCGCGGTGGCGGCCGGACGCTGGCTGGGTTCGCGGCGTCTGGGTCGGGCGGGTCGCCGCTGGCGTCGACGTCTGGCCTCGCGGCCCGGGACGCCGGTGGAGACCGGGCAACCGAACCGGGGCGAGGGAGCGCAGCTGCTCTACTGCCCCTTTGGAGCACCGCTGCTGCACCGGGCCAGCCTCACCACGGTGTCCACCTTCCACGACCTGCAGGTGCAGGCCTATCCCGACTTCTTCCCCGCCGCGGCCCGCCGGGAGCGCCTGGAGCATTTCCGCCAGATGCTGGCGAAGGCCAGTCGCATCGCGGCCATCTCCCAGTTCTCCCGTCAGGAGGCGATCGAGCTGGGGGGCGATCCCGGCCGGATCGTGGTCATTCCCCACCGCATGGCCCTCAGCCGCAGGGCCGTGCCGATGGCTGAGCCCCCCTGCGCCCTGCCCTCCGGACGCTTCTTCCTCTACCCCGCCAATCTCTGGCGTCACAAGAACCATGAACTGCTGCTCAGTGCCTTCGCCATGGCCCGCCACCAGGGGCTGCCAGCCGACCTGAAACTGGTGTGCACCGGTGATGGCGTCGACCGGCTCGAGCCCCTGCGCGAGCTGGCAGAGCAGCTCGGTCTGGCTGAGGCCGTCCTCCTGCCCGGATTCGTCAGCGATGCGGAGCTGGAGGGGCTCTACCAGCACGCCCTGGCCGTGGTGTTCCCCTCCCTCTACGAAGGCTTCGGCCTGCCGGTGATCGAGGCGATGGCCCGCGGCCTGCCGGTGGCCTGCAGCGACACCACCGCCCTGGGGGAAGTGGCCGGGGAGGCCGCCCTGCGCTTCCATCCCGGCCATCCCCAGCAGATCGCCGATGCCTTGCGCCAGCTGGCGGAGGATCCGGCCCTGCGAGACCGGCTGATCGAGCGGGGCCTGAGCCAGGCAGACGCCTACGCCCAGCCGGCTGTGATGGCTCAGCAGTACTGGGAGCTGTTCCAGGAAGCCCATGCCGCCGGTCCGGTGGCCTGAGGCTGAGCGCCTCCGAGAATCATCTCCGCAGCACCGTTCCATGAGCGCATCGATCCGCATCAGTGTCGTGACGCCCTCGTACAACCAGGGGGCCTTTCTGGCCCGCACCCTGGCCAGCGTGGCCAGTCAGAGCCATCCCGCCCATGAGCATCTGGTGTTCGATGGCGGCAGCACCGACGACACCCTGCAGGTGCTGGAGGCCGCAGGTGACGGGGTGCGCTGGGTGTCGCGGCCGGATGGAGGCCAGGCTGACGCTGTGAACCAGGGTCTGCAGGCGGCCGGCGGTGATGTGATCGCCTGGATCAACTCGGATGACGTCTATTACCCCGGTGCCTTTGCAAGGGTGGCTGCCGCCTTCGCCAACGATCCCGACCTGGATGTGGTGTACGGAGCTGCCGATCACATCGACCTGAATGACAGGGCCTTCGAGGCCTACCCCACCACCTTCTGGGATCCGGAACTGTTGCGCCACACCTGCTTCATCTGCCAGCCGGCCCTGTTCTTCCGCAGGCGCGTGGTGGAGACGGTGGGTCTGCTGGATCCGGGTCTGCGGTATTGCATGGACTACAACTACTGGCTCAGGCTTGCCGATGCCGGCTGCCGCTTCGCCTACCTGAGCGACAAGCTGGCCGGCTCCCGCCTCTACGCCGACAACAAGACCCTCAGGGACCGGCCGGCCGTGCATCGGGAGATCGCCGAGATGTTCAAGGCCTACGACGGCCAGGTGCCGCTGCGATGGGTCTTCGCCTACGCGCACCACAGCACGGCGGCCTGGATCGACCGCAGCGACCATCCCCTGCGCTTCAAGATCAGCCTCTATCTGGAAACGATGCGCAGTCAGTGGCGCTGGAACCATCGCGTCGGGATCTCCGCTCTGCGGGAGCTGCGCCGTGCCAGTCGACGTCATGCCCTGGAGGGTCAGGCCGCCGAGGCTGCCGCGGCCTCCTCGTAGAGCTCCAGCAGCTGGCGGGTGCTGTCCTGCCAGTTGAAGGCTGCAGCCCTGTCCCGGGCTGCAGCAGCCAGACCGGCAAGCCTCTGGGGCTGGTTCAGGAGACTCTCGATGGCCTCCACCCAGCCGTCGCGATCATCCGGTGCCAGGAGGATGCCGGCATCCGCGACGATCTCGGGCAGTGAGGTGGTCGAGGAACTGAGAACCGCTGCCCCCTGCCCCATCCCCTCCAGCACAGGCAGACCAAAGCCCTCGTAGTGGCTTGGGTAGAGGTTCAACAGGCAGTTCCGGTAGAGCCAGATCAGCTCCCGATCACTCACA
Coding sequences within it:
- a CDS encoding glycosyltransferase family 1 protein encodes the protein MPAPPPPLEHLWVDLTPMLPGGANGGAKPFILTLLTELARQHPQVRFDCTCRPELLPELALASPLEPNLHVGPVIPAVAAGRWLGSRRLGRAGRRWRRRLASRPGTPVETGQPNRGEGAQLLYCPFGAPLLHRASLTTVSTFHDLQVQAYPDFFPAAARRERLEHFRQMLAKASRIAAISQFSRQEAIELGGDPGRIVVIPHRMALSRRAVPMAEPPCALPSGRFFLYPANLWRHKNHELLLSAFAMARHQGLPADLKLVCTGDGVDRLEPLRELAEQLGLAEAVLLPGFVSDAELEGLYQHALAVVFPSLYEGFGLPVIEAMARGLPVACSDTTALGEVAGEAALRFHPGHPQQIADALRQLAEDPALRDRLIERGLSQADAYAQPAVMAQQYWELFQEAHAAGPVA
- a CDS encoding glycosyltransferase family 2 protein, which gives rise to MSASIRISVVTPSYNQGAFLARTLASVASQSHPAHEHLVFDGGSTDDTLQVLEAAGDGVRWVSRPDGGQADAVNQGLQAAGGDVIAWINSDDVYYPGAFARVAAAFANDPDLDVVYGAADHIDLNDRAFEAYPTTFWDPELLRHTCFICQPALFFRRRVVETVGLLDPGLRYCMDYNYWLRLADAGCRFAYLSDKLAGSRLYADNKTLRDRPAVHREIAEMFKAYDGQVPLRWVFAYAHHSTAAWIDRSDHPLRFKISLYLETMRSQWRWNHRVGISALRELRRASRRHALEGQAAEAAAASS